AAGTGGCGGCTGATGCGTTGTGCGGAGGTGTAGGGCGGCCAGCCGGGGTCGCCTGTGGTGGCGAAGTCGATCCATGCGCGGTGGACGAGGTCCGCTAGGTGTTGGGGTGGCGCGGGGCCGAGCATCGGTGCGCTCGATGGGTCGTCCAGGTTGTCGAAGACGAATGCGAGCTCAAGTCCATGGCACGCGCCGAGGGCGCCGTCGCAGGCCGGCGATCGCCAGCCGAACTCGTAGACGTACGCGCCGCGGTGGGCCTCGGCGAGGCGGATCGCGGGGACGCGGTAGTACGAGTCCGTCATAACGGCCGCCAGCACATCACCCGCCGCGGCACCAGGGCGGTTGGCGCGGTAGCGACGTACGCCGTTCACGGGCAAGCCGAAGCGAAGCGCGGCAGCGGCGTACAGGAACGGCGTGTTCATCCTGGCGCCGACGCCGGTCGGCACGAGGAAGAGCCGCGCTTCCTCGCTGTTCGTACCGATGAGAAGGTCCACATCAGCCGCAGCGCCGGACCGGATGCGGTCGAGCGGCGCGGCGGGCAGAAGTTCACCGTCGACGACGGGACTGAACAGCAGCAGCGTGCGGGCAACGTCACCCCATACCTTGGCGCGCGGCTTCGCCGCCACCTGCTGACTGAGATTGTCCTGCGCAGCAAGCAACTGCGGGACAGGCACCCGAGCGATCGCCTCACGCGTCGGCGCCGTACCGAGTGCCGCGGCCAAGCGAGCGCCGACCTGGCGCGCGGACGACGGCCCGATCGTGTTGTGGCCGGCGCCCGACTCGGCGATCGCCCGATGGAACAGGCCCTCGGCAGCGGGCATCGCGAGCAAGGTGCAGACGCTCATCGCACCGGCCGACTCGCCGAAGATCGTCACGTTGCCCGGGTCGCCGCCGAAACCGTCGATGTTGTCGCGGACCCACGTCAGCGCCGCGATCTGGTCGAGCAGCCCGAGGTTCGGCGTACCGTCACCGAACCACAGGAACCCGTCGGCGCCCAGCCGGTAGTTGATCGTCACCAGTACGACGCCGTCGCGGGCGAACCGCGTGCCGTCGTACACGGACAGCGCGCCGGACCCGCTCGTGAACGAGCCGCCGTGGATGAACACCATGACCGGCGCCCGCCCGGTCAGCCCCGGCGTCCACACGTTGAGGTTCAGGTAGTCGTCGCCCGGGATGATCGTCCGCGGGATCAGTTCACCCATGACGCCCTCGGTGCGGGTCTGCGGCGCGGTCGCCCCGTAACCACCCGCGTCACGGGGCGACGTCCACGGCTCCGGCGGTCGCGGCGGCTGGAAGCGGTTCGGGCCGACCGGCGGCGCGGCGTACGGAATGCCCTTGAAGGACAGCACGTCGGCGTCGGTTCCCCGGACGGGGCCGTACTGCGTGCTGACGACGGGCATCCGGTGGGTCAGCGGAGACCGGTCGGGCGGGTCATGGCCAGTTGCAGGAGATGCTCGACGAGGGCCGCGTAGTCCTTGCCGGAGGCCGCCCACAGCCGCGGGAACATGCTGGTCGGCGTGAACCCAGGCATCGTGTTGATCTCGTTGATGACCACGCGGTTGTCGGCGTCCAGGAAGAAGTCGACCCGCGCCAGCCCTTCGGCCTCGATCGCGTCGAAGGCGATCAGCGCCTTCGCGCGGACCTCGTCGGCGATCTCCGCAGGCAGGTCGGCCGGCACCGAGAGCGCCGTGTACTCCTCGCCCTCCGGCAGGTACTTGGTCTCGAAGTCGTAGAAGTCGTGCCCGCCGCCCGAGACCGCGATCTCGCCGCAGACGCTGACCTGCGGGTTGCCGCCGTTCGGGCTGCCGAGGACCCCGACCTCGATCTCCCGCGGGCTCTTCGCCGACGCCTCGACGATCACCTTCGGGTCGTGCGCCCGCGCGAACGCGACCGCCTCGTCGAGCTCGTCCAGGCTGTTCACCTTGCTGATCCCGAGGCTCGACCCGCC
This Kribbella sp. NBC_00482 DNA region includes the following protein-coding sequences:
- a CDS encoding carboxylesterase/lipase family protein; protein product: MPVVSTQYGPVRGTDADVLSFKGIPYAAPPVGPNRFQPPRPPEPWTSPRDAGGYGATAPQTRTEGVMGELIPRTIIPGDDYLNLNVWTPGLTGRAPVMVFIHGGSFTSGSGALSVYDGTRFARDGVVLVTINYRLGADGFLWFGDGTPNLGLLDQIAALTWVRDNIDGFGGDPGNVTIFGESAGAMSVCTLLAMPAAEGLFHRAIAESGAGHNTIGPSSARQVGARLAAALGTAPTREAIARVPVPQLLAAQDNLSQQVAAKPRAKVWGDVARTLLLFSPVVDGELLPAAPLDRIRSGAAADVDLLIGTNSEEARLFLVPTGVGARMNTPFLYAAAALRFGLPVNGVRRYRANRPGAAAGDVLAAVMTDSYYRVPAIRLAEAHRGAYVYEFGWRSPACDGALGACHGLELAFVFDNLDDPSSAPMLGPAPPQHLADLVHRAWIDFATTGDPGWPPYTSAQRISRHFNTASGTTTNDRPEERLTWHTRR